The Mesoterricola silvestris sequence CCCGGGCCAGGGCCGCGCGCTGGGCCTCGCCGCCCGAGAGGTTCCGGGCGGAACGGTCCAGGAGGTGGTCCACCCCGAAGCGCGCGGCCATTTCGGCCACGCGGGTGGCGCGCTCCGGGCCCGGGACCCCGTGGAGCTTCAGGCCGGATTCCAGGTTGGCGCGCACGGTGGTGTCGAAGAGAAGGGGGGCCTGGAAGACCATGGTCACCCGGCGCCGGTAGGCCTCGGGGCGGAGGGTCTCGCCCCGGAAGGCCAGGGAGCCCTCGGCGGACTCCATGAGGCAGGCGAGGGTCTTGAGGAGGGTGCTCTTGCCGGAGCCGTTGGGGCCGATGAGGGCCAGCACGCCCCCCGCCTCCAGTTCCAGGGTAGGCAGGTCCAGGACCGTGACGGCCCCGCGGCGCACCCGGATGCCCTCGGCCCTCAGGAGCGCGGTCACCGGGGCCGCTCCCGCTGCTGGATGTGGGTGAGGGCCGCGTTCACCACGAAGGTGAGGGCCAGGAGGATGAGGCTGAGGGCGATGGCCACGTCGAAGTTGCCCTTGCCGGTCTCCATCACCGTGGCGGTGGTGAGCACCCGGGTGCTGCCCTTGATGTTGCCGCCCACCATGAGGGAGGCCCCCACCTCGGAGATGACCCCGCCGAAGCCGGCCATGACCGCGGCCAGCAGGGGCAGCCGCGCCTCCCGCACCAGGAGCCGGAGCATCTGGAACCGGGTGGCCCCCAGGGAGAGGATCTGCAGGCGCAGGTCCGGGGGCAGCTGCTGGAGGGCGGCCACGCTGATGCCCGTGATGATGGGGGTGGCGATGACCGTCTGGGCCAGGATGATGGCCGTGGGGGTGTACAGCAGCTCGAAGCCGCCCAGGGGTCCGTTGCGCCACAGGAACATGGTGACGAACAGCCCCACCACCACGGGCGGCAGCCCCATGCCCGTGTTCACCAGGCTGATGACGGCGCGCCGGCCCGGGAACTCCGTGAGGGCCAGCACCAGCCCCGCGCCCAGGCCCAGCACCAGGCTCGCCAGGGTGGCCAGGACCGTGACCTTCAGGGTGAAAAGGGTTATCCCCAGGACCTCGGGGTCCAGGGTGCGCAGAAGGTCAAAGGCCTTCCGTATGCCCTCCCACAGCAGCTCCAATCCTCATTCCTCGTCCATGAAAGGATAGGCGAAATCCCGGTGGGGGGCGAAGCACTCCTTGATGGTGCGGGGCGAGGTCCAGCGGATGAGGTTCAGGAAGCTGCCGGCCTTGTCGTTGGTGCCCGAGGCCCGGGCGCCGCCGAAGGGCTGGTGGCCCACCATGGCGCCGGTGCACTTGTCGTTGATGTAGAAGTTGCCGGCGGTGTTGGCCAGGGCCTCCGTGAGCCGGTTGATGACGTAGCGGTTCCGGGCGAAGATGGCGCCGGTGAGGGCGTAGGGGCTGGTCCCGTCCAGGAGCTGGACGGTCTCGTCCAGCTTCGCGTCCTCGTAGACGAAGAGGGTGAGCACCGGCGCGAAGATCTCCTCCTGCATGGTGACGAACTTGGGATCGGTGGTGACGATGATGGTGGGCTCGATGAACCAGCCCTTCGTCTTGTCCCCGTGGCCCCCGTGGATGATCTCCGCCGAGGGGGAGTTCCGGGCCAGTTCGATGTAGCGCATGGTGCCGTCGAAGCTGGCCTCGTCGATGACGGCCCCCATGAAGTTGCGGAAGTCGCGCACGTCGCCCACCTTGATGCGGGCCATCATGCCCAGGACCAGCTCCTTGAGCTGGGGCCAGTGGGAGGCGGGGACGTAGGCCCGGGAGCAGGCCGAGCACTTCTGGCCCTGGTACTCGAAGGAGGCCCGGACCAGGGCCGTGGCCACCTCCACCATGTCGGCGGAGTGGTGCACGAAGATGTAGTCCTTGCCGCCGGTCTCCCCCACCAGCCGGGGGTACATCCGGTACTTCCCCACGTTGTCGGCCACGGTCTTGGACATGGAATTGAAGACGCCGGTGGATCCCGTGAAGTGCAGCCCCGCGAAGGAGGGGTGGTCCAGGACGATGCGGCCGAGGGTGGAGCCCTTGCTGGGCACGAAATTGATGACGCCCCGGGGCAGCCCGGCCTCCTTGTAGAGCTGCATCAGGTAGTAGTTGGAGAGGATGGAGGTGCTGGCGGGCTTCCACACCACCGTATTGCCCATGAGGGCGGGGGCGGTGGCCAGGTTGGCGCCGATGGCGGTGAAGTTGAAGGGGGACACGGCCAGGACGAAGCCCTCCAGGGCCCGGTAATGCACCCGGTTCCAGGTGTGGGTGTTGCTTTCGGGCTGCTGGCGGTAGATCTGCTCCATGAAGGTGGTGTTGTAGCGGAAGAAATCGGCCGTTTCGCAGGTGGAGTCGATCTCCGCCTGGTGGGCCGTCTTCGACTGGTTGAGCATGGTGGCGGCGTTGAGGATGTAGCGGTACTTGGTGGAGATGAGGCTGGCCATGCGGTTGAAGATGGCCGCCCGCTCCTCCCAGGGCGTGCTCTCCCAATCGGCCTTGGCGTCCAGGGCCGCCTGGATGGCCAGGCGGATCTCCGCCTCGCCGGCCTCGTGGTACCTGGCCAGCACGTGCCCGTGCTCGTGGGGACACACCGCCTCCCGCAGGGTGCCCGTGCGCACCTCCTCCCCGCCGATGATGAGGGGGATGTCCAGCACCTGGCTGTACTGGCGGTCCAGCTCCGCCTTGAGGCGGGCCCGTTCCGGGGTGCCCGGCGCGTACGAGAGGGCGGGCTCGTTGAAGGCTTGGGGGAGATTGAAGATGGCGTTGGTCATGGGTCCTTTCCCGGGTCGCTGCGGATTCACCCAGTCTAGGGATCCCGCAATAACAGCCCTAGTTGTCCTTTTTGCCCGCGTCGGGGAAGAAAAGAGGCGAGCCGAACTTGTCCACGCCGAAGGTGCGGATGACTTCCTGGACGGGGGCGGAGACCATGAAGGCCGCGAAGGCCTTGCCGCCGGCCGCGTTGACCTTGGGGTACTTGGCCGGGTCGATCTCGATGACGTGGTAGATGTTGGCCAGGGAGGCGTCCCCCTCGGAAACGATGGCCAGGCCCAGGCGCTTCTTCAGGGCCAGGTACGTGCCCCGGTCCGACAGGGTGTAGCCCCGCTTTTCGGAGGCCACGTTGAGGGTCTGGCCCATGCCCTGCCCGGTTTCCAGGTACCAGGGCTTGCCGGCGGGGTCGATGCCCGCGGCCTTCCAGAGCTTCTTCTCCTGGGCGTGGGTGCCGGACTGGTCCGCCCGGGAGACGAAGGTCACGGCGCGGGCGGCCACCTTGCGGAAGGCCTCCGGGGCGCTGGGGGCGGCCTTCAGGCCCGCGGGATCCGCCGGAGGGCCCAGCACCACGAAATCGTTGTGCATGACCAGCCGCCGGTTGATTCCGGGACCCTCGGCCATGAAGGTCTTCTCGGCATCGGGGGAATGCACCAGGAGCACGTCCGCCTCGCCCTTGCGGCCCATGGCGAGGGCCTGGCCCGAGCCCACGGCGATGGTCTTGACCTGGAACCCGGTCTGTTTCTGGAACATGGGCACCAGCACATCCAGCAGGCCCGAGTCCTGGGTGCTGGTGGTGGTGGCCAGGATGACGCTGCGCTGGGCGTAGGCCGCGGGGCCCAGGCAGAGCAGTGCCCCGGCCAGGAGTGTCAGGATCCGGTTTTTCATGGCGGCCTCCTTGGCAGGCCGTCCCAGGGCGGATCAACGGGCCGCACCCCTCGTTTGGGGCGCTAAGGTGCGGGACACGGCAATCCCGACCCCGGGAACGGACGTACTACCGATGGTTGCATGTGGATATAGCGACGTGCAAGTCACTCGGCCGGATTTCCGGCCGGATGACCCAGGAGCCTTTGGAATTCCTGGACGGAGGGTTGCACCGCATCCCAGGCCAGGGTCTGCAGGGCCCGGTACCGGCGCACGGCCTCCAGGCCCAGATCGGTCACCACCGCCCCCCCGCCCTTGACGCCGCCCAGGCGGGTGGCCACCACCGCTTCCCGGAAGCAGGCGTTCATTTCGTCCACCAGGAGCCAGGCGCGCCGGTAGCTCATGCCGAGCTTCCGGCCGGCCGCGGAAATGGAGCCCGTTTCCTGGATGGCCTCCAGCAGGTCCGCCTTGCCGGGGCCCATGGCGTAGTGGTCCCCCATGGGGATGCCGATGCTGACGATCTTCTTGGCCGGGGCGGTCATCGCCAACCAGGGTATCTCCGGCCGGGGAATCCGTCCATGCGCCCTGATACCCTATTCCCCTCGAGGACGGTGGCGATGCTGGGTTACGGGGAGGCCTTGAAGCTGGTGTTGGAGCGCGCGGTGCCCCTGGCGCCCCGGCGGGTGCCCCTCATGGAGGCCCTGGGCCTGGCCGCGGCCGAGGATATCCTGGCCCGGGAGCCCGTGCCGCCCTTCACCAATTCCGCCATGGACGGCTTCGCCCTGCGGGCCGCGGACGCCGGCCCGGGGCGCCTGCCGGTGGCCGGGACCGTGCCGGCGGGAATGGCCGAGGTGCCGGCCCTGGGGCCGGGGGAGGCCCTGCGCATCATGACCGGGGCCCCGGTGCCCGCGGGGGCCGATGTCATCCTCCCCCTGGAGCACGTGCGGGTGGAGGGCGACTGGGTGATCCTGCCTGAAGCGCCCCGCAGGGGCGCCAATATCCGCCTCCAGGGGGAGGACATCCCCGCGGGGGGCCGGGTGGTGCCGGCGGGGGCCGTGCTGCGCCCGGCGGAGGTGGGGGTCCTGGCGGCCATCGGCTGCCCGGAGGTGCCCGTGCGGCCCCGGCCCCGGGTGGCCGTCATCACCACAGGCAACGAGCTGGTGGACGCCGGGGACCGCCCCGGCCCCGGGCAGATCCGCGACGCCAACATCCACTCCCTCTGCGCCCAGGTCCTGGCCGCGGGGGGCGTCCCCCTGCCCCGGCCGCGGGTGGAGGACCGGCGGGAGACCGTGGCCCGGGCGCTCCTGGGGGCCCTGGGGGAAGCCGACGTGGTACTCACCAACGGGGGCATCTCCGTGGGCGATTTCGACTACATCAAGGCGGTGCTGGAGGACAACGGCGCCGAGCGGGTCTTCTGGAAGGTGGCTCAGAAGCCCGGGAGCCCCCTGGGGCTCTGGGTCCTGGGCGGCAAGCTCATCTTCGGCATCCCCGGCAACCCGGTGGCGGCCATGCTCATGTTCGAGGAGTACGTGCGGCCCGCGGTGCGCCGGATGATGGGGTACCGGAACCTGCACCGCCCGGCCCGCGCCGGGGTCCTGGAGGAGGGCTGGACCCGGAGCGGGGACGCCCGGCGCACCGAGTTCCTGCGGGTGGTGGCCGGTCCCGGCGGGAGGGTGGCCCTGGCCGGGCCCCAGGGCTCGGGGATCCTGTCGGGCATGATGCGGGCCAACGCCCTGGCCGTGATCCCCGAAGGGCCCATGGCCCTGGAGGCCGGCGCCGAGGTGCTCCTGCACCTCCTGGACGAGGCGGAGGACCATTGAGCGAAGGTTCCCGCCTCCCCTGGGCCCGCCCCTTCCAGGTGGGCCTGCGCACCCTCCACATCATGGCCATGGCCCTGGTCCTGGGCGGCGTGGCCCTGGGGGCGGGCCACGGACGGCTCCGGGCCTCCATCGCCGCCACGGTCCTCAGCGGCGTGGCGCTCTTCGCCCTGGACCTGGCCAAGGGCACCACGGTCCTCACCCAGGGCAGCGGCGCCGCGGTGGTCCTCAAGCTGGCCCTCCTGGGCCTGGGCAACCTGGTCCCCCAGCAGCGGCTGGGGTGGTACCTGGCCGCCACGGCCGTGGCCTCCATCGGTTCCCACATGCCGGGGAACTGGCGGCACTTTTCCCTGATCCATGGGAAGGTGATCCAGCACT is a genomic window containing:
- a CDS encoding ABC transporter permease, translating into MELLWEGIRKAFDLLRTLDPEVLGITLFTLKVTVLATLASLVLGLGAGLVLALTEFPGRRAVISLVNTGMGLPPVVVGLFVTMFLWRNGPLGGFELLYTPTAIILAQTVIATPIITGISVAALQQLPPDLRLQILSLGATRFQMLRLLVREARLPLLAAVMAGFGGVISEVGASLMVGGNIKGSTRVLTTATVMETGKGNFDVAIALSLILLALTFVVNAALTHIQQRERPR
- the pruA gene encoding L-glutamate gamma-semialdehyde dehydrogenase, encoding MTNAIFNLPQAFNEPALSYAPGTPERARLKAELDRQYSQVLDIPLIIGGEEVRTGTLREAVCPHEHGHVLARYHEAGEAEIRLAIQAALDAKADWESTPWEERAAIFNRMASLISTKYRYILNAATMLNQSKTAHQAEIDSTCETADFFRYNTTFMEQIYRQQPESNTHTWNRVHYRALEGFVLAVSPFNFTAIGANLATAPALMGNTVVWKPASTSILSNYYLMQLYKEAGLPRGVINFVPSKGSTLGRIVLDHPSFAGLHFTGSTGVFNSMSKTVADNVGKYRMYPRLVGETGGKDYIFVHHSADMVEVATALVRASFEYQGQKCSACSRAYVPASHWPQLKELVLGMMARIKVGDVRDFRNFMGAVIDEASFDGTMRYIELARNSPSAEIIHGGHGDKTKGWFIEPTIIVTTDPKFVTMQEEIFAPVLTLFVYEDAKLDETVQLLDGTSPYALTGAIFARNRYVINRLTEALANTAGNFYINDKCTGAMVGHQPFGGARASGTNDKAGSFLNLIRWTSPRTIKECFAPHRDFAYPFMDEE
- a CDS encoding substrate-binding domain-containing protein, giving the protein MKNRILTLLAGALLCLGPAAYAQRSVILATTTSTQDSGLLDVLVPMFQKQTGFQVKTIAVGSGQALAMGRKGEADVLLVHSPDAEKTFMAEGPGINRRLVMHNDFVVLGPPADPAGLKAAPSAPEAFRKVAARAVTFVSRADQSGTHAQEKKLWKAAGIDPAGKPWYLETGQGMGQTLNVASEKRGYTLSDRGTYLALKKRLGLAIVSEGDASLANIYHVIEIDPAKYPKVNAAGGKAFAAFMVSAPVQEVIRTFGVDKFGSPLFFPDAGKKDN
- a CDS encoding winged helix-turn-helix domain-containing protein, with amino-acid sequence MTAPAKKIVSIGIPMGDHYAMGPGKADLLEAIQETGSISAAGRKLGMSYRRAWLLVDEMNACFREAVVATRLGGVKGGGAVVTDLGLEAVRRYRALQTLAWDAVQPSVQEFQRLLGHPAGNPAE
- a CDS encoding molybdopterin molybdotransferase MoeA; translation: MKLVLERAVPLAPRRVPLMEALGLAAAEDILAREPVPPFTNSAMDGFALRAADAGPGRLPVAGTVPAGMAEVPALGPGEALRIMTGAPVPAGADVILPLEHVRVEGDWVILPEAPRRGANIRLQGEDIPAGGRVVPAGAVLRPAEVGVLAAIGCPEVPVRPRPRVAVITTGNELVDAGDRPGPGQIRDANIHSLCAQVLAAGGVPLPRPRVEDRRETVARALLGALGEADVVLTNGGISVGDFDYIKAVLEDNGAERVFWKVAQKPGSPLGLWVLGGKLIFGIPGNPVAAMLMFEEYVRPAVRRMMGYRNLHRPARAGVLEEGWTRSGDARRTEFLRVVAGPGGRVALAGPQGSGILSGMMRANALAVIPEGPMALEAGAEVLLHLLDEAEDH